In Bacteroidota bacterium, one genomic interval encodes:
- a CDS encoding MvaI/BcnI restriction endonuclease family protein, translated as MRQLTNLEISRIKLLTEKSVELCLIEPTGTGLKKSIMDATGSVRTYLKASRIHDFELQKQGKESKIQITSFLISSDLLVNSVASLYRPNTKNGDPRIWFKGLGAYSKANDILGIIAFEDGLYVLNITQLDLHKLIESKISNPLQDLVNTINQISNEISAELLILLKKIAIKPVPGMLKADTSIGRTLETLLGIEINSSKKPDYKGIELKAFRDNRGNRKNLFAQVPNWKSSKFKSSAEILNAFGYERGDDYKLYCTVSSLVRNSQGLQLKMDTKSNLLFENSDKSSIGDFVVWGLETLHNRLLEKHNETFWISAEPIIIDGKEHFQFKKVEHTKKPIVSQFDILLEQGIITLDHLIKRKANGSVLEKGPIFKIKPNALNLLFPPSQLYSLTK; from the coding sequence ATGAGGCAATTAACAAACCTTGAAATAAGTAGGATAAAACTTCTAACTGAAAAATCTGTTGAACTTTGTCTGATTGAACCAACTGGAACTGGACTAAAAAAGTCGATTATGGATGCTACAGGTTCAGTACGAACCTATTTAAAAGCCAGTAGGATTCACGATTTTGAACTACAAAAACAAGGGAAGGAAAGTAAAATACAAATTACTTCATTTTTAATCTCATCTGATTTATTAGTAAATTCAGTTGCATCATTATATCGTCCGAATACTAAAAATGGTGATCCAAGAATTTGGTTCAAAGGATTAGGGGCATACTCAAAAGCAAACGATATTTTAGGAATAATTGCTTTTGAGGATGGCTTGTACGTTTTGAATATTACACAACTTGATTTACACAAGTTAATTGAAAGTAAAATATCAAATCCGCTTCAGGATTTGGTTAATACAATAAATCAAATTTCTAATGAAATTTCAGCAGAGCTGTTGATTCTATTAAAAAAAATTGCCATAAAACCAGTACCTGGAATGCTAAAAGCAGACACTTCGATTGGAAGAACACTTGAAACTCTTTTAGGAATTGAAATAAATTCATCAAAAAAACCGGACTACAAAGGGATCGAATTAAAAGCCTTCAGAGATAATAGAGGAAATAGAAAAAACTTATTTGCTCAAGTTCCAAATTGGAAATCTAGCAAATTTAAAAGTTCTGCAGAAATATTAAACGCCTTTGGATATGAAAGAGGGGATGATTATAAATTGTATTGCACAGTTTCGAGTTTAGTAAGAAATTCACAAGGTCTTCAACTAAAAATGGATACAAAATCAAATCTCCTATTTGAAAATTCAGATAAATCGTCTATTGGTGATTTTGTTGTTTGGGGGCTAGAAACTTTACATAATCGATTACTAGAAAAGCACAATGAAACGTTTTGGATTTCTGCAGAACCAATAATAATTGATGGTAAGGAGCATTTCCAATTTAAAAAGGTAGAACATACAAAAAAACCTATTGTTTCTCAATTTGACATTTTACTTGAGCAAGGAATAATTACACTTGATCATCTAATTAAAAGAAAAGCAAACGGAAGTGTATTAGAAAAAGGTCCGATTTTCAAAATAAAACCCAATGCATTAAATTTATTGTTTCCTCCTAGTCAATTATATTCATTAACGAAGTGA
- a CDS encoding TonB family protein: MKHLLLLITLFLANITLAQDDNPIHISEVMPQFKGGEEKRVEFLSKKIKYPKAAKKAKMGGMSYITFVVEKDGSISDVKVLKPNAGCPPCDEEAIRVTKLMPKWIPGEQDGKKVRVQFNMPLKFTPKQ, from the coding sequence ATGAAACACCTCCTTCTCCTAATCACCCTCTTCCTAGCAAACATCACCTTGGCGCAAGATGATAACCCCATTCATATATCAGAAGTAATGCCTCAATTTAAAGGAGGAGAAGAAAAGAGAGTGGAATTTTTAAGCAAAAAAATTAAATATCCCAAGGCTGCTAAAAAAGCAAAAATGGGAGGGATGAGTTACATCACCTTTGTAGTAGAAAAAGATGGAAGTATTTCAGATGTAAAAGTATTGAAACCCAATGCAGGTTGTCCGCCATGTGATGAAGAAGCAATAAGAGTAACCAAGTTAATGCCCAAATGGATTCCGGGTGAACAGGATGGGAAGAAAGTACGGGTGCAGTTTAATATGCCACTAAAGTTTACTCCTAAACAATAA
- a CDS encoding SBBP repeat-containing protein yields MKTIFTTILIIAASLTALAQAPSWVWAKSAGNMWYEEATAIAIDASGNTYITGFYNEANPTSYTISFGTSTITSVLGKDAFVAKYDPTGTLLWVRSAGGTGDDLGKGIAVDASGNVYITGQFSSTSMVFDTVTISTTAFNDAFIAKYNSSGDILWAKKVGGAGGDYGYSIGVDAASNCYITGYFNSSTVIIGSSTLSNPFSGTGGYQFFIAKYDASGNPVWAKATTSSSQSIGNDIAVDAAGNSYVTGFFSSAATFDAISLTGAGKDIFIAKYDPSGTAVWAKSANGTAEDMGMSIAIDASGNSYMTGYFKGNSIVIGGTTLTNSGAPDPDILVAKYDAAGTLQWVKKPVAYGFDMPLGIAVDALGDCYVTGYFKGSSIIFGTTTLFSSGATGPIGDFFTAKYSTTGTAMWAKNLVSSAGAWGAGVVVDAAYATYYTGFFEDLSLAFGSTTLNASNREIYIAKLGPSSTVGIDGVFSNDQIIVFPNPATGSVTFTHKNNSKVELSNVLGEVIYTAKVDGEQTTLDVSHYATGTYFLKIVSDAGSVTKKIVIR; encoded by the coding sequence ATGAAAACCATTTTCACAACCATTTTAATTATTGCTGCATCATTAACTGCTCTTGCGCAAGCTCCATCCTGGGTATGGGCAAAAAGTGCAGGCAACATGTGGTATGAAGAAGCAACAGCCATTGCCATTGACGCTAGCGGCAATACCTATATTACTGGTTTTTATAACGAAGCAAATCCTACATCGTATACGATCAGTTTTGGAACAAGTACCATTACGTCCGTTTTGGGGAAGGATGCATTTGTTGCCAAATATGACCCAACTGGAACATTGCTATGGGTGCGCAGTGCAGGCGGAACCGGTGACGACCTTGGAAAAGGAATTGCTGTGGATGCAAGCGGAAACGTTTATATTACCGGACAGTTCAGTAGCACATCCATGGTGTTTGATACAGTTACGATCAGTACAACTGCATTCAACGATGCATTTATTGCAAAATACAATTCCTCCGGTGACATCCTCTGGGCGAAAAAAGTGGGCGGTGCAGGAGGAGACTATGGTTATAGCATAGGTGTGGATGCAGCATCCAACTGTTATATCACCGGTTATTTCAACAGCAGCACAGTAATAATTGGCAGCAGCACACTCTCTAATCCTTTTTCGGGTACGGGTGGTTATCAGTTCTTTATTGCAAAGTATGATGCATCCGGAAACCCTGTATGGGCAAAAGCCACAACCAGCAGTTCGCAAAGTATCGGTAACGACATAGCCGTGGATGCTGCCGGAAATTCCTATGTGACGGGATTCTTTTCCAGCGCTGCAACGTTTGATGCCATTTCACTTACAGGTGCAGGCAAAGATATTTTTATTGCGAAATATGACCCTTCCGGAACAGCGGTTTGGGCGAAGAGCGCAAACGGCACCGCGGAAGACATGGGTATGAGTATAGCCATTGATGCGTCCGGAAATTCATACATGACAGGTTATTTCAAAGGCAACTCCATTGTGATTGGCGGAACAACATTAACAAATTCAGGCGCTCCTGATCCTGACATACTTGTTGCGAAATACGATGCTGCAGGTACCCTGCAGTGGGTGAAAAAGCCTGTAGCCTATGGATTTGATATGCCGCTGGGCATTGCCGTGGATGCGCTTGGCGACTGTTATGTAACGGGTTATTTCAAGGGCTCGTCCATCATTTTCGGGACCACTACCTTGTTCAGTTCGGGCGCTACCGGTCCTATCGGAGATTTTTTTACAGCCAAATACAGCACCACAGGAACAGCGATGTGGGCAAAAAATCTGGTGTCGTCAGCCGGAGCATGGGGAGCCGGTGTTGTTGTTGATGCAGCTTATGCTACTTATTATACTGGATTTTTCGAAGATCTTTCACTTGCGTTCGGCAGCACCACACTCAATGCCAGCAATCGTGAAATATACATTGCAAAGCTTGGTCCTTCGTCAACCGTTGGTATTGACGGTGTTTTCAGTAATGATCAGATAATCGTGTTTCCAAATCCGGCAACAGGAAGTGTTACCTTCACGCATAAAAATAACAGCAAGGTGGAGCTGAGCAATGTGCTAGGGGAGGTTATCTACACTGCTAAAGTAGACGGTGAGCAAACCACGCTGGATGTTTCCCATTATGCAACAGGAACCTACTTTTTAAAAATAGTTTCTGATGCAGGAAGTGTCACAAAAAAAATCGTGATTCGCTAG
- a CDS encoding aspartate ammonia-lyase, with amino-acid sequence MKLDEKLSKGLTGIAGEYFVAAELSRRGFMASITLRNNDSIDIHASKLSNDKIFAIQVKSNQSGKAVWVLSEKSEIHHKENFFYVFVALRGENERPHYFIVPSKKVAEYVKEGHSNWLAKPGKKGQAHNDSSMRKFDDKNGEFLEKWDLLS; translated from the coding sequence TTGAAGTTAGATGAAAAATTAAGCAAAGGCCTTACCGGTATTGCTGGAGAATATTTTGTAGCAGCGGAACTCTCCAGACGTGGGTTTATGGCTTCGATTACTTTAAGAAATAATGATAGTATTGATATTCATGCATCAAAGCTCTCAAATGATAAGATATTTGCGATTCAAGTAAAATCAAACCAATCAGGAAAAGCTGTTTGGGTTTTGAGTGAAAAGTCGGAAATTCACCATAAAGAAAACTTTTTTTATGTTTTTGTTGCTTTGCGTGGTGAAAATGAAAGACCTCATTATTTCATAGTACCTAGCAAAAAAGTTGCAGAATATGTAAAAGAGGGGCATTCTAATTGGTTAGCAAAGCCAGGTAAAAAAGGCCAAGCTCACAATGATAGTTCTATGAGAAAGTTTGATGACAAAAATGGAGAATTTTTAGAAAAGTGGGATTTGCTATCATAA
- a CDS encoding DUF2075 domain-containing protein produces the protein MIVYQKTKKGFEDDIISGDIENIILKLYETKLHRSTGKKEQDSWRNSLHYMNTVLSDPEIPYNTGVTIELQIPQTSKRIDFIISGKNENSKDHVVIVELKQWQASELTEKDGIVKTALGKGLHESNHPSYQAWSYAALLQDFNTTIQNENIQLHPCAYLHNYIEDDVIRNPFYQKYLDEAPVFLKKDIAKLREFIKAFVKTGDDGDIMYRIDKGEIRPSKMLSESLAKMIAGNQEFIMIDEQKIVYENAMALAKESTAKNKNVLIVEGGPGTGKSVVAINLLVGITNLSKVVQYVSKNAAPRAVYASKLTKTLTKTKFSNLFKGSGAFTDTAKNTFDTLVVDEAHRLNEKSGLYSNLGENQVKEIISASKFSVFFIDEDQRVTMKDIGNKEEIKKWAKSEGAIVHELELSSQFRCAGSDGYLAWLDQMLQIRETANTDIKELGYDFKVVSSPNELRDIIFEKNKANNKARLVAGYCWDWKSKNDKNANDIIIPEYNFAMKWNLSVDGSLCIQMPNSVYEIGCIHTCQGLEVDYIGVIVGKDLIVRDGKVLVDPSKRSKQDQSIKGYKSMLLKEPEKAKEMTRSIIKNTYRTLMTRGMKGCYVYFEDKETEEWFGS, from the coding sequence ATGATCGTCTACCAAAAAACAAAAAAAGGTTTTGAAGATGATATTATTAGTGGAGATATAGAGAATATCATTCTCAAACTTTACGAAACTAAATTACATCGCTCAACCGGAAAGAAAGAACAAGATTCATGGAGAAACTCTCTTCATTATATGAATACTGTGTTAAGCGACCCTGAGATTCCTTATAACACAGGAGTAACTATTGAACTCCAAATTCCTCAAACTTCTAAGAGAATAGATTTTATCATTTCTGGTAAAAACGAAAATAGTAAAGATCATGTTGTAATTGTAGAATTAAAACAATGGCAAGCTTCTGAACTTACCGAAAAAGATGGGATTGTAAAAACAGCATTGGGAAAAGGACTTCATGAATCAAACCACCCGTCTTACCAAGCCTGGTCTTATGCTGCTTTGTTGCAAGATTTTAATACAACCATTCAAAACGAAAATATTCAACTTCATCCTTGTGCTTACTTGCATAACTATATTGAGGATGATGTTATCCGAAACCCATTCTATCAAAAATATTTAGATGAAGCACCTGTCTTTTTAAAAAAAGACATTGCCAAATTGCGTGAATTCATTAAAGCATTTGTTAAAACAGGAGATGATGGGGACATTATGTACCGCATTGATAAAGGCGAAATACGACCATCTAAAATGCTTTCTGAGAGTCTTGCTAAAATGATTGCTGGCAATCAAGAGTTTATTATGATAGACGAGCAGAAGATTGTTTATGAAAATGCAATGGCATTGGCTAAAGAATCTACGGCTAAAAATAAAAATGTATTGATTGTTGAAGGCGGACCGGGAACAGGAAAATCTGTAGTTGCTATAAATTTACTTGTTGGAATAACGAATTTATCAAAGGTTGTTCAATATGTTTCAAAGAATGCCGCTCCTCGTGCTGTATATGCTAGTAAACTCACAAAGACATTAACCAAAACAAAATTTTCTAATTTATTTAAAGGTTCTGGTGCTTTTACCGATACGGCTAAAAATACATTTGATACTTTGGTGGTTGATGAAGCGCACCGTTTAAATGAAAAGTCTGGTTTATATTCCAATTTAGGCGAAAACCAGGTGAAAGAAATTATTTCAGCATCCAAGTTCTCAGTTTTCTTTATTGATGAAGACCAGCGAGTAACAATGAAAGATATTGGAAACAAAGAAGAAATTAAAAAATGGGCAAAATCAGAGGGTGCAATCGTTCATGAATTAGAATTGTCATCCCAATTTCGTTGTGCCGGCTCTGATGGTTATTTAGCTTGGTTGGACCAAATGCTACAAATACGTGAAACAGCCAATACTGATATAAAAGAGTTGGGTTACGATTTTAAAGTGGTTTCTTCTCCCAATGAATTGCGAGACATTATTTTTGAAAAGAACAAAGCAAATAACAAAGCACGATTAGTGGCAGGATATTGTTGGGATTGGAAAAGTAAGAATGATAAAAATGCAAATGACATTATTATTCCCGAATACAATTTTGCTATGAAATGGAATTTATCTGTGGATGGGAGTCTATGTATTCAAATGCCCAATTCTGTATACGAAATAGGTTGTATTCATACTTGCCAAGGCTTAGAAGTGGATTACATTGGAGTAATTGTAGGAAAGGATTTGATTGTTAGGGATGGGAAAGTATTGGTTGACCCATCAAAACGTTCCAAACAAGACCAAAGTATTAAAGGATACAAGTCAATGCTCCTAAAAGAACCAGAAAAAGCGAAAGAAATGACTCGTTCTATTATAAAGAACACCTATAGGACCTTAATGACAAGAGGAATGAAAGGCTGTTATGTGTATTTTGAGGATAAGGAGACGGAGGAGTGGTTTGGATCTTAA
- a CDS encoding TonB family protein, which yields MKQLLFAGISLFVTATSIAQTDTTYYTKDWKKCEKAEAEYYRTSVKQGELYLVHDMYMKTNTPQMIAYCSSIDPNLINEGKSIFYFESGEKSSEGNYTNDKKVGIWTTWDEDRKDSLVIDIFIDGTYQNIHVPKSQSFNREMNVKYMSEIMPEYNGGGSERIKFISKNVVCPKVIRDKGISGTSYVTFVVEKDGSISGVKLLRDFVNCPECDQEALRVVKMMPNWIPGLQHGRPVRVQFNMPIKFKAK from the coding sequence ATGAAACAATTGCTCTTTGCAGGAATTAGTCTGTTTGTTACCGCAACCTCCATTGCTCAAACGGATACAACTTATTATACTAAGGACTGGAAGAAATGTGAGAAAGCAGAAGCGGAATATTACAGAACTTCAGTTAAGCAGGGTGAACTGTACTTGGTGCATGATATGTACATGAAAACAAACACCCCACAAATGATTGCTTATTGCAGTAGCATTGATCCCAATCTTATAAACGAAGGAAAATCAATTTTTTATTTTGAATCTGGGGAGAAAAGTAGCGAAGGTAATTATACTAATGATAAAAAGGTGGGTATTTGGACAACGTGGGATGAAGATAGAAAGGATTCACTGGTAATTGACATTTTTATTGATGGTACCTATCAAAATATACACGTGCCTAAATCACAAAGTTTTAACAGAGAAATGAATGTGAAGTATATGTCGGAAATAATGCCTGAATATAATGGCGGGGGATCAGAAAGAATAAAGTTTATTTCTAAAAATGTTGTATGCCCTAAGGTGATTCGTGATAAAGGAATTTCGGGTACCAGCTATGTAACGTTTGTAGTTGAAAAAGATGGTAGTATCAGTGGCGTAAAGTTATTAAGAGATTTTGTTAACTGTCCAGAATGTGATCAGGAAGCATTGCGTGTTGTAAAAATGATGCCCAACTGGATACCAGGTTTGCAGCACGGAAGACCTGTGAGAGTGCAATTTAATATGCCAATAAAGTTTAAAGCTAAATAG
- a CDS encoding carboxypeptidase-like regulatory domain-containing protein: MKIKLLLLLLILTNTLSAQQKLELTGQVKDATSKDNLEFCNVIIYNQKDSLITGGVTSDKGFFTIPLDAGTYKVVVSNIGYKPDTTQAFEMNENKFLGVIKLKQDAALLKEVAVTSRSDENQLDKDVQIVTDKMRVGAANAKEVLEKVNGVTYDRFNNSIKVDNNSKVIILVDGMEKDQEYIKNLSPDRLKKVEVIRDPGGRYGLEGYSAVINIILKKIIAELIFK; the protein is encoded by the coding sequence ATGAAAATTAAGTTACTTCTATTACTACTTATTCTTACAAATACACTATCAGCACAACAAAAGCTCGAACTAACAGGGCAAGTAAAAGATGCCACATCAAAAGATAACCTGGAGTTTTGTAATGTTATTATATATAATCAAAAAGATAGCTTAATAACAGGTGGCGTAACCAGCGACAAAGGCTTTTTTACCATCCCTCTGGATGCAGGAACCTACAAAGTTGTTGTAAGTAATATCGGGTACAAACCGGATACAACTCAAGCGTTCGAGATGAACGAAAACAAATTTCTGGGTGTGATAAAACTGAAGCAAGATGCTGCCTTATTGAAAGAAGTTGCCGTGACATCCCGCTCTGACGAAAATCAATTGGATAAAGATGTACAAATAGTTACCGATAAAATGAGAGTTGGAGCAGCCAATGCGAAAGAAGTGCTAGAAAAAGTAAACGGTGTTACCTACGATAGGTTCAACAACAGTATAAAAGTAGATAACAACAGCAAAGTGATTATATTGGTAGATGGAATGGAGAAAGATCAAGAATATATTAAAAATTTATCGCCCGATAGATTAAAGAAAGTTGAAGTGATACGCGACCCCGGTGGACGTTACGGGTTGGAAGGCTATTCGGCAGTGATTAATATTATTCTTAAAAAGATTATCGCGGAACTGATATTCAAGTGA
- a CDS encoding TonB-dependent receptor, translating into MNNQTLLDADANQKKYVPMQNELNVSLNYVYNKVNLYGTYNSSINNFNFDANTKKEYGSGLVIENKKRGDRNMHVKEVTNSYTLGADYYINPKHTISFESDLSAAPLKYNSTSQEYTIDYSNAGTSFLNFNSSSLQTSSNMNSKNNLFYNGKLDENNLINASFNYSILNSTTTNHYNDDLLNVTNQKGNDTKNSSKFYVEYTHTFKKQMNVQIGYGNAWQQQNNKLTSDSITNNFKYIDFRHKLYAYYSWQLTKKLGIKIGAATETSAPNADGIKRHYIIAQPYADIKYAPSQNLGIKLKFRADNRYPDVEETNPFTSFIDVQSIQTGNPYLKPEVTNKVSMQIDILGGLFTIEPYYHFSNNYITTTGTLRSDNIFEYSYNNAGNYVRYGSEARLTIPFSKSIFLQTDVDVFSNSIKYATTSNSFNFWTMSSQLIYQNPKYSTVAGLQYQKNLVRYITAQGYDKGDNDYWIAFVQQPFFKEKLNVMLLYFIPTNFGCDFDQGGYLKTQSYQETKTYDISILKNVVMVQLSYRFSKGKSANKTEKNIEQEEGRKKGIF; encoded by the coding sequence GTGAATAATCAAACCTTGCTGGATGCTGATGCGAATCAAAAAAAATACGTTCCCATGCAGAACGAACTCAATGTATCTTTAAATTATGTTTACAACAAAGTAAATCTCTACGGTACGTATAATAGTAGTATCAACAATTTTAATTTTGATGCGAATACAAAAAAAGAATACGGAAGTGGTTTGGTTATCGAAAATAAAAAGAGGGGTGATAGGAATATGCATGTAAAGGAGGTTACAAATTCATACACCTTGGGTGCCGATTATTATATCAACCCCAAACATACCATTAGTTTTGAAAGTGATCTGTCGGCCGCCCCATTGAAATACAACAGTACTTCACAAGAGTATACTATAGATTATTCCAACGCAGGAACTTCTTTTCTGAATTTCAATTCCAGTTCCCTGCAAACATCGTCCAATATGAATTCAAAAAATAACTTGTTTTACAATGGTAAACTGGACGAGAACAATTTAATAAATGCCAGTTTTAATTATTCAATTTTGAATTCCACCACCACCAATCATTACAATGATGATTTACTAAATGTGACCAACCAGAAGGGGAATGATACTAAAAATTCAAGTAAATTTTATGTAGAGTATACACATACCTTCAAGAAACAAATGAATGTGCAAATTGGGTATGGCAATGCATGGCAACAACAGAATAACAAATTAACATCCGACAGTATCACCAATAATTTTAAGTACATCGATTTTCGCCATAAGTTATATGCATATTATTCATGGCAGCTAACTAAAAAGCTAGGAATAAAAATAGGTGCAGCTACAGAAACAAGCGCCCCCAATGCGGACGGAATAAAACGTCACTATATTATTGCTCAGCCTTATGCCGATATTAAATACGCTCCTTCGCAAAACTTGGGCATTAAACTAAAATTTCGTGCAGACAATCGTTACCCGGATGTTGAAGAAACAAATCCATTTACATCCTTTATTGATGTACAAAGTATACAAACTGGAAATCCGTATCTGAAACCGGAAGTGACAAATAAAGTGTCGATGCAGATAGATATCCTTGGAGGATTATTCACCATTGAACCGTATTACCATTTCTCCAACAACTACATAACCACAACTGGAACTTTGCGCAGTGATAACATATTTGAATACAGTTATAACAATGCGGGCAACTACGTAAGATATGGATCAGAGGCACGTTTGACGATTCCTTTTTCAAAATCAATTTTTTTGCAGACAGATGTTGATGTGTTCAGCAATAGCATTAAATATGCAACCACATCAAACAGTTTTAACTTTTGGACCATGTCAAGTCAATTGATTTATCAGAATCCTAAATATTCTACAGTTGCTGGTTTACAGTATCAAAAAAATCTTGTAAGATATATTACAGCGCAAGGATATGATAAAGGAGACAATGATTATTGGATTGCCTTTGTGCAACAGCCATTCTTTAAAGAGAAATTAAATGTGATGCTTTTGTATTTTATTCCAACAAATTTTGGGTGTGACTTTGATCAAGGCGGTTATTTGAAAACTCAATCCTACCAAGAAACTAAGACGTACGATATCAGTATTCTTAAAAACGTAGTGATGGT
- a CDS encoding DNA cytosine methyltransferase → MANVKYYLDSKADKNRLYPIHLVIRQKETQVKVSTGEKIKKKDWDNKNQKVKDSEYSYKSINNFLSFIKQEIEKHISNAPLSQLTDKKIKEKILSFVNGRKSNSETKLVSEDPEYYKGKERFTFVDLFAGAGGFSEGFLQAEDGKRLYDFLLGSDINENCELTHLARYNHQLGLDAEFLRQDITEPDFLDNLIKGLKGKQVDVVCGGPPCQSFSLAGKRKKFDKKDDLFSHYLKVIRQLRPKYFVMENVKGILTKEEGRVREMILQEIRSIVDLKEFHQLINFIARLRQDEKKQQFILDCYNQRLKFESSEETKIDGLKEQYIQNIENKFRILTPKIVDYKTSKTDSSISTIRHGFNLLKRTNELAYIRKKVINEKAFNDLDNDFFVADFNNFLTSIEPESIVDRIREAFKNLKPSKNHIDEVNEIINSLEIYTYSFDECMDGLKVFVKQAKKEKEFELILSQIRLYNIEQPFVALASNYGVPQNRERVLFIGCRKDQKLIRDVPPTVSEKEKVTVFEALFDLDFIGNDDEKYDYEKVNLKAKYNGSTEKMKSLVQKRSICGKPNEKSGLTYSEWSKKGRLNERFSNAKTPFYVRNNEELDNILTHLVVPLHNHKTSKQNDDVVKRLSVILKTGDYDLAKKELLKIGLGSEKRNYNVLKPDSQSPTVMTIPDDYIHFSSPRALTVREMARLQSFDDSFVFQGKRSTGGNKRKFEVPQFTLVGNAVPPLMARAVALEILKNIK, encoded by the coding sequence ATGGCAAATGTTAAATATTATCTTGATAGCAAAGCAGACAAAAACAGGCTTTATCCTATCCATCTTGTGATTAGACAAAAGGAAACACAGGTAAAAGTTTCTACTGGTGAAAAAATAAAAAAGAAAGATTGGGATAATAAGAACCAAAAAGTCAAGGATAGTGAGTATAGCTATAAATCGATAAATAATTTCTTGTCTTTCATCAAACAAGAAATAGAAAAGCATATATCTAATGCCCCACTAAGCCAACTAACAGATAAAAAGATAAAAGAAAAAATCCTATCATTTGTAAATGGGAGAAAAAGTAATTCGGAAACTAAGCTTGTATCTGAAGATCCAGAATACTACAAGGGAAAAGAAAGATTTACATTTGTAGATTTATTTGCTGGAGCAGGTGGTTTCAGTGAAGGGTTTTTACAAGCAGAAGACGGAAAACGCCTATATGACTTTTTACTTGGAAGTGACATAAATGAAAACTGCGAATTAACACATCTTGCACGATACAATCATCAATTAGGTCTTGACGCAGAATTTTTACGTCAAGATATTACGGAACCTGACTTTTTAGATAACTTGATTAAAGGCCTTAAAGGTAAACAGGTTGATGTGGTTTGCGGTGGACCTCCGTGCCAAAGTTTTAGTTTGGCAGGGAAAAGGAAAAAATTCGATAAAAAAGATGATTTATTTTCTCACTATTTAAAAGTAATTAGACAATTGCGTCCTAAATATTTTGTAATGGAAAATGTTAAAGGTATTTTAACAAAAGAAGAAGGACGCGTTCGTGAGATGATATTGCAAGAAATAAGATCTATTGTGGACTTAAAAGAGTTTCATCAATTAATTAACTTCATTGCTAGGTTACGACAAGATGAAAAAAAACAGCAATTTATTTTAGATTGCTACAACCAGCGCTTAAAATTTGAATCTAGTGAAGAAACTAAGATTGACGGTTTAAAGGAACAATATATCCAAAACATTGAAAATAAATTCAGAATACTTACACCAAAAATTGTTGATTACAAAACGAGCAAAACCGATTCTAGTATAAGTACAATAAGGCATGGTTTTAATCTTTTAAAAAGAACTAATGAACTAGCCTATATTAGAAAAAAAGTAATTAACGAAAAAGCATTCAATGATTTAGATAATGACTTTTTTGTAGCAGATTTTAACAATTTCCTAACTTCAATTGAACCCGAATCTATTGTTGACAGAATTCGCGAAGCCTTTAAAAATTTAAAACCATCCAAGAATCATATTGATGAAGTAAATGAAATAATTAATTCGCTAGAAATATATACATATTCATTTGACGAGTGTATGGATGGTTTGAAAGTTTTTGTCAAACAAGCAAAAAAAGAAAAAGAATTCGAATTAATTTTATCACAAATAAGATTATACAATATAGAGCAGCCATTTGTTGCCTTAGCTTCAAATTATGGTGTTCCGCAAAATAGAGAACGCGTATTATTTATTGGATGTAGAAAAGATCAAAAATTAATCAGAGATGTCCCTCCAACTGTAAGCGAAAAAGAAAAAGTAACAGTTTTTGAAGCATTATTTGATTTAGATTTTATTGGGAATGATGATGAAAAATATGATTATGAGAAGGTAAACCTAAAGGCAAAGTATAATGGTTCTACTGAAAAGATGAAATCACTAGTACAAAAAAGATCCATCTGCGGAAAACCCAATGAAAAAAGTGGCTTAACATATTCAGAATGGTCAAAAAAAGGAAGATTGAATGAAAGATTTTCAAATGCAAAAACTCCTTTTTATGTCCGAAACAATGAAGAGCTTGATAATATTTTAACCCACTTAGTAGTTCCACTTCATAACCATAAGACTAGTAAACAAAATGATGATGTCGTAAAACGACTTAGTGTAATCTTAAAAACAGGAGATTATGATTTAGCAAAAAAAGAGTTATTAAAAATTGGATTAGGCTCAGAAAAAAGAAATTATAATGTTTTAAAACCTGATTCACAAAGCCCAACAGTAATGACGATCCCAGATGATTATATACACTTTTCAAGTCCTAGAGCATTAACAGTTCGTGAAATGGCAAGATTGCAATCATTTGATGATTCATTTGTTTTTCAAGGAAAACGTTCAACCGGTGGAAATAAGCGTAAATTTGAAGTACCACAGTTTACTCTAGTTGGAAATGCAGTTCCTCCGTTAATGGCTCGTGCTGTAGCGTTGGAAATATTAAAAAATATAAAGTAA